One genomic region from Kamptonema formosum PCC 6407 encodes:
- a CDS encoding HEAT repeat domain-containing protein gives MILVIAALISFLAGLAVAYWLVEKRLQQHKQNQSEQTRRISEDMERTHQSRMQETIKSLQAGEENRRRQITEELEQVHNSRLQETIQSLQDQHNIQLVQVTDELQKTYEDRMQSAIQSLQDRHQSELKQTTEELQAREAQMQATISELQAQYETQLMQAAEELARTYEAQKQSAINLLQEEYENDLRLAAEKSQAHEAQMQGNTRLLQEHYETQLKNANEELQNHEGYTQQTVRMLQNHYESQLGEQNPAWQSQPSETATPEFVESPQLETVTPTYSVPLEPEIEEQKVPTLNFTAKALVQELDNKIIAWGDSRQISFVPQLIGYSRHQSANIRKLTAAALSKIAAANGSRSELQQAIPILGKLSRDLEPQVRLSAVEALGAIKSDKAIPFLQQALRDTDRNVAKSASAALSKFRYYPAKSTAKAKDSKLKKPQR, from the coding sequence ATGATTTTAGTAATAGCAGCACTCATAAGTTTTTTGGCGGGATTGGCAGTTGCCTACTGGTTGGTAGAAAAGAGATTGCAGCAGCACAAGCAAAACCAAAGCGAGCAAACTCGCAGAATATCCGAGGACATGGAAAGAACCCACCAGTCTCGGATGCAAGAAACTATCAAATCCCTACAAGCGGGAGAGGAAAACCGCCGCCGACAAATCACAGAAGAATTAGAACAAGTTCATAATTCACGGCTACAGGAAACGATACAATCCTTACAAGACCAACACAATATTCAGTTAGTCCAAGTCACTGATGAATTGCAGAAAACCTATGAAGACAGGATGCAATCAGCCATACAATCTCTGCAAGATAGACATCAGAGCGAGTTAAAACAAACCACTGAAGAATTACAGGCTCGCGAAGCTCAGATGCAGGCAACTATCAGTGAATTGCAAGCACAATACGAAACTCAATTAATGCAAGCTGCTGAAGAATTAGCTAGAACTTATGAAGCTCAGAAACAATCAGCTATCAATCTGCTGCAAGAGGAATACGAAAATGATTTAAGATTAGCCGCAGAGAAATCCCAAGCTCACGAGGCTCAGATGCAGGGAAATACCAGACTACTGCAAGAACATTATGAAACTCAGTTAAAAAATGCCAATGAGGAGTTGCAAAACCATGAAGGTTATACACAACAAACGGTCAGGATGTTACAAAACCATTATGAAAGTCAGTTAGGAGAACAAAATCCAGCTTGGCAATCACAGCCCTCAGAGACAGCAACTCCTGAGTTTGTGGAATCACCACAATTAGAGACGGTAACTCCTACTTATTCTGTCCCTTTGGAGCCGGAAATTGAAGAGCAGAAAGTCCCAACATTGAACTTCACTGCTAAAGCATTAGTTCAGGAATTAGATAATAAAATTATAGCTTGGGGAGATTCCCGTCAAATCAGTTTTGTTCCTCAGTTAATCGGGTACTCCCGTCATCAAAGCGCTAATATTCGCAAGTTAACAGCAGCAGCTTTAAGCAAAATTGCTGCTGCTAACGGTTCAAGATCGGAATTGCAGCAGGCAATACCAATATTAGGAAAGCTGAGTAGAGATTTGGAGCCGCAGGTACGCCTATCTGCGGTGGAAGCTTTAGGAGCAATTAAGTCTGATAAAGCGATCCCTTTTCTGCAACAAGCTCTGCGAGATACAGATCGGAATGTTGCTAAATCGGCAAGTGCTGCTCTGAGTAAATTTAGGTATTATCCAGCGAAATCAACGGCAAAAGCTAAAGATTCTAAACTCAAGAAACCTCAGCGTTAA
- a CDS encoding acylphosphatase, whose protein sequence is MEHPLPTPTTRAHVFVSGTVQGVGYRYSTMNYAKRFGVNGWVRNLADGRVEAVFEGSIEAVQSMISWCRIGPMGAVVKDVAIEYEEPEGDRRFEIRRF, encoded by the coding sequence ATGGAACACCCATTACCAACTCCCACCACTCGCGCTCATGTTTTTGTTTCGGGAACTGTTCAAGGTGTTGGCTATCGTTACTCAACTATGAATTACGCCAAGCGATTTGGCGTGAATGGTTGGGTACGAAATCTTGCCGACGGCAGGGTAGAAGCTGTGTTTGAAGGAAGTATAGAAGCCGTGCAATCGATGATTTCCTGGTGTCGCATTGGGCCGATGGGTGCTGTAGTTAAAGATGTGGCGATCGAGTATGAAGAACCGGAGGGAGATCGCCGATTTGAAATTCGCCGTTTCTAA
- a CDS encoding phosphoribosylanthranilate isomerase encodes MRVKICGITKLEQGQAIAQLGAGALGFICVPASPRYIQPELIRAIVEQLPQNIDRIGVFANTTLEIICQVVDRSQLNGVQLHGDESPEFCDRLQQFLPGVEIIKALRVKTPETLEKAAIYAAHVNTLLLDAYHPNQLGGTGKTIDWTSLKQFQPSCPWLLAGGLTPDNILAALKQLQPSGIDLSSGLEIAPGDKDLSKVARLFEVITVRNGEFQIGDLPPVLHTRSPHL; translated from the coding sequence GTGCGAGTCAAAATTTGTGGGATTACGAAGCTAGAGCAAGGGCAAGCGATCGCGCAGCTAGGGGCGGGGGCCTTGGGATTTATCTGTGTGCCAGCATCGCCCAGGTATATTCAGCCAGAGTTGATTCGGGCGATCGTCGAGCAGTTACCCCAGAATATCGATCGCATCGGGGTTTTTGCTAATACCACACTAGAAATAATCTGTCAAGTAGTCGATCGGTCTCAATTAAATGGCGTGCAGTTGCATGGAGATGAAAGCCCAGAATTTTGCGATCGCCTCCAGCAGTTTTTACCCGGAGTTGAAATTATCAAAGCTTTGAGAGTAAAAACACCTGAAACTTTAGAGAAAGCCGCTATTTACGCCGCTCATGTTAATACCTTACTGTTAGATGCTTATCATCCTAACCAGCTAGGCGGTACGGGTAAAACGATAGATTGGACGAGTTTAAAACAGTTTCAACCTAGTTGTCCTTGGCTACTTGCCGGCGGTTTAACTCCTGATAATATATTAGCTGCCCTCAAACAACTTCAACCTAGCGGCATTGACCTTTCCAGCGGTTTAGAAATAGCACCGGGAGACAAAGATTTGAGCAAAGTTGCCCGATTATTTGAAGTCATTACAGTTAGAAACGGCGAATTTCAAATCGGCGATCTCCCTCCGGTTCTTCATACTCGATCGCCACATCTTTAA
- the psaK gene encoding photosystem I reaction center subunit PsaK codes for MIYSALLLAVGQSTTPHTPEWSLGVGLVMILANLFAIAIGYYGISKNNRGKGPALPVDLPGMFTGFGVPELLATASFGHILGAGVILGLGNAGVL; via the coding sequence TTGATTTACTCTGCTTTACTTTTGGCCGTCGGTCAATCTACTACACCCCATACACCAGAATGGTCTCTCGGTGTAGGGCTAGTAATGATTCTTGCCAATCTATTCGCGATCGCGATCGGCTACTATGGAATTTCCAAGAACAACCGAGGCAAAGGCCCAGCTTTACCCGTTGACCTACCAGGTATGTTCACAGGATTTGGCGTACCTGAATTATTAGCAACAGCAAGCTTCGGTCACATCCTGGGAGCCGGAGTTATCTTAGGTTTAGGCAACGCTGGAGTCCTCTAA
- a CDS encoding NblA/ycf18 family protein — protein MEMPTGLSLEQQFKLQVLRDEVKHLSLEQAQEYLVEVLRQSMVKENLYKNWLKSA, from the coding sequence ATGGAAATGCCCACAGGTCTTAGCTTAGAACAACAATTCAAACTGCAAGTTTTGCGCGATGAAGTCAAGCACCTGAGTCTAGAGCAAGCTCAAGAGTATCTAGTCGAAGTGCTCAGGCAAAGTATGGTTAAAGAAAACTTGTACAAGAATTGGTTGAAAAGTGCTTGA
- a CDS encoding phycobiliprotein lyase, protein MDAMEFFQRSAGLWRSQRSIHHLAFRQAELGDSNIEVTALAADDPRVAEICAMHEVEPTQAAGGAFVTWHGSMAWDKEDENHKGSTVFAIVPDAENPRQGLMLRERGYAEIMPVAGRYEMDAEDGLVLITEYETMSSIERFWFTNPNVRMRTSSVKRFGGFSTSTFCTEIRVEPESQADAPPQDEVATEQFYSALGW, encoded by the coding sequence ATGGACGCAATGGAGTTTTTTCAAAGAAGTGCTGGCCTGTGGCGATCGCAGCGCAGCATCCATCACCTTGCCTTCCGACAAGCGGAATTGGGAGATTCAAATATAGAGGTGACAGCGCTGGCGGCGGACGATCCGCGAGTCGCAGAAATCTGCGCGATGCACGAAGTTGAGCCTACTCAGGCGGCAGGTGGTGCTTTTGTGACTTGGCACGGGTCAATGGCCTGGGACAAGGAAGACGAAAATCACAAGGGGTCTACAGTGTTTGCGATCGTACCCGATGCAGAAAATCCCAGACAAGGTTTGATGCTGCGAGAGCGCGGCTATGCGGAAATCATGCCCGTAGCTGGACGCTATGAGATGGATGCTGAGGATGGGTTGGTCTTAATTACAGAATACGAAACCATGAGCTCGATCGAGCGCTTCTGGTTTACTAACCCCAATGTGCGGATGCGGACAAGCTCAGTCAAACGCTTCGGCGGCTTTAGCACCTCTACTTTCTGCACGGAAATCCGGGTGGAACCAGAGTCTCAGGCAGATGCTCCTCCACAGGATGAAGTCGCAACAGAGCAGTTTTACTCCGCTCTTGGCTGGTAG
- a CDS encoding phycobilisome rod-core linker polypeptide, which yields MALPLLSYSPKSQNQRVSDFETRSDEQPRIFTTENVLSSGDIEGLIWAAYRQIYSEHQMLKSNRQVALESQLKCGQITVRDFIRGLATSDPFLRRNYQTNSNYRFVEMCVQRILGRDVYSNREKIAWSIVVVNKGPQGFIDDLLNSEEYLNIFGYDKVPYQQRRVLPQRNVGDTPFNLKTPRYGEYHRSQLGFPQMIWQTSVRRFVPQEQQAKAGDPSQYLNMARQMPVPAAPPSRVPLANLNIATTVPYRRR from the coding sequence GTGGCGCTTCCTTTATTAAGCTACAGCCCTAAGAGCCAAAACCAGCGTGTTTCTGATTTTGAAACCCGGAGCGACGAGCAGCCCAGAATTTTTACAACTGAAAATGTCCTGAGTTCAGGGGACATAGAAGGTTTGATTTGGGCCGCCTATCGCCAGATTTATAGCGAACACCAGATGCTGAAAAGCAACCGCCAGGTAGCCTTGGAATCGCAACTTAAGTGCGGCCAAATTACGGTACGGGACTTCATCCGGGGTTTAGCTACTTCCGATCCCTTCCTGCGTCGGAATTATCAAACCAACAGCAACTACCGCTTTGTGGAAATGTGCGTACAGCGCATTTTAGGTCGCGATGTTTACAGCAATCGTGAAAAGATCGCTTGGTCAATTGTGGTTGTCAACAAGGGGCCCCAAGGTTTCATCGATGACTTGCTCAACAGCGAAGAGTACCTGAACATCTTTGGCTACGATAAGGTACCTTATCAGCAGCGGCGGGTGTTGCCCCAACGGAATGTAGGGGACACACCTTTTAACCTGAAAACCCCTCGCTACGGTGAATACCACCGCTCGCAGTTGGGCTTCCCGCAAATGATTTGGCAGACAAGCGTGCGTCGTTTTGTTCCTCAAGAACAACAGGCAAAGGCTGGCGATCCGTCGCAGTATTTGAATATGGCACGGCAGATGCCGGTACCTGCGGCTCCGCCGTCGCGAGTGCCTTTGGCAAATCTCAATATCGCAACTACGGTTCCTTACCGCCGCCGATAA
- a CDS encoding DUF937 domain-containing protein, whose protein sequence is MGLFDQILGAIDNPNQQASPNQLDNIVGTVQQLSNNYGVEPGMAQMAVSMLGGYVRSALQDVRSQSGNAQAQAIVNQYSGTTPNIQAVQSLFNSNQVTQITEAIAQRTGIDPGTIQAMIPVLIPLVLNLLQMGSNAQDPQQGQNSLLSSFLDADGDNDVDIGDAMMLAGRFLNQPR, encoded by the coding sequence ATGGGACTATTCGATCAAATTTTGGGCGCGATCGACAATCCAAATCAGCAGGCTAGTCCAAATCAGTTGGATAATATTGTTGGTACTGTCCAACAACTGAGCAATAACTATGGTGTTGAGCCGGGAATGGCTCAAATGGCAGTATCGATGTTAGGGGGTTATGTGCGCTCGGCTTTGCAAGATGTGCGATCGCAGTCTGGTAACGCTCAAGCTCAAGCAATTGTCAATCAATACAGCGGTACAACTCCCAATATTCAAGCCGTTCAGAGTTTATTTAATTCTAACCAGGTAACGCAAATTACTGAGGCGATCGCTCAAAGAACAGGTATCGATCCGGGGACAATTCAAGCTATGATTCCTGTCTTGATTCCTCTGGTACTTAATTTACTGCAAATGGGCAGTAATGCTCAAGATCCGCAGCAAGGCCAAAATTCGCTGTTGAGTTCCTTTTTAGATGCCGATGGCGATAATGATGTCGATATTGGAGATGCGATGATGTTGGCGGGGCGTTTTTTAAATCAACCGCGTTAG
- a CDS encoding branched-chain amino acid ABC transporter permease gives MADFFATYGFLIVSMLLGAMLGLSLYLPLMTGQLSLASPGFYALGGYIAAILSTTVFKQTGNLFPLPFLLLEMLIAGIISGCLGIFVGVPALRLRGIYLAIATIAFVEILRVLSLNLDITGGAVGIFGIPQPFGTPIEYLWVAVPLLLVSMALLYRLERIRVGRAFAAIRADELVADAIGINPTFYKVLAFTLGAILAGVVGAVSAHFLNTWNARQGTFDASIIYLTSVLIGGNRTFLGPVLGGMVFTALPEVLRALAATAGLPIWLAQFLRDGRLIIFGLLIVLGTIFFPQGLVTPELFKKWRRGDS, from the coding sequence ATGGCTGATTTTTTTGCTACTTACGGGTTTTTAATTGTTTCAATGCTGTTAGGGGCAATGCTAGGGCTATCTCTTTATTTGCCGTTGATGACTGGGCAATTATCTTTAGCTAGTCCTGGTTTTTATGCTTTGGGTGGTTATATTGCCGCAATTCTTTCTACTACGGTATTTAAGCAAACAGGCAATTTATTTCCTTTGCCGTTCCTGTTGTTGGAAATGTTAATTGCTGGTATTATCAGTGGTTGTTTGGGAATTTTTGTAGGGGTTCCTGCTTTGCGATTGCGGGGAATTTATTTAGCAATTGCAACGATTGCTTTTGTAGAAATTCTGCGGGTTTTATCGCTAAATTTGGATATCACTGGGGGCGCGGTGGGGATTTTTGGGATTCCTCAACCTTTTGGCACACCGATTGAGTATTTGTGGGTTGCAGTGCCTTTACTATTAGTAAGTATGGCACTTCTTTATCGCCTTGAACGTATCCGCGTAGGTCGTGCTTTTGCGGCTATTCGTGCGGATGAATTGGTGGCTGATGCGATTGGGATTAATCCGACTTTTTATAAAGTTTTAGCTTTTACTTTGGGTGCGATTTTGGCGGGGGTTGTGGGTGCGGTTAGCGCTCACTTTCTTAATACTTGGAATGCTCGTCAAGGTACTTTTGATGCTAGTATTATTTATTTAACTTCGGTGTTAATTGGTGGGAATAGAACGTTTTTAGGCCCGGTGTTAGGGGGGATGGTGTTTACGGCTTTGCCGGAGGTTTTGAGGGCGCTGGCAGCTACGGCGGGTTTACCGATTTGGTTGGCGCAATTTTTGCGGGATGGGCGGTTAATTATTTTTGGGTTGTTGATTGTTTTGGGGACGATATTTTTTCCTCAAGGGTTAGTTACGCCGGAGTTGTTTAAGAAGTGGAGGAGGGGCGATTCATAG
- a CDS encoding branched-chain amino acid ABC transporter permease, with amino-acid sequence MDITQFIQQFLNGLSIGSVYAIFALGYTLVFSILGIINFAHGAVFTLGAYFTYTLMGGTFGFNGLLANAKGPVQLPFFGALIIGSTLAGLVGVTIERIAFRPLRQRQSDPLLTVVSSLGVAVAIANIIQYLVGAEIYTFPANTYGNLPAAINFGTLDKPIPIRTVQVVIFGVSIVIVAILTYLINFTKFGKAMQAVAEDDITASLLGIDTDRYIVLTFFVSSFLAGLAGTLVGSSVSIAGPYFGIVFGLKGLAVIVLGGLGSIPGAVLGGFVIGLVEAFVPADFSAYKDAAAFAILFVMLLVRPQGLLGRRFIQKV; translated from the coding sequence GTGGACATCACTCAATTTATTCAACAATTTCTCAATGGTTTATCGATTGGCAGCGTGTATGCTATTTTTGCTTTGGGCTACACGCTAGTTTTTTCTATTCTGGGAATTATTAATTTTGCTCACGGTGCTGTATTTACGTTGGGGGCCTATTTCACCTATACGCTAATGGGGGGAACTTTTGGTTTTAATGGGTTGCTAGCTAATGCTAAAGGGCCTGTGCAATTGCCTTTTTTTGGAGCGTTAATTATTGGCAGCACGCTAGCTGGTTTGGTTGGGGTTACGATCGAAAGGATTGCTTTTAGACCATTACGCCAACGACAATCTGACCCGCTATTGACAGTGGTTTCTAGTTTAGGGGTGGCTGTTGCGATCGCGAATATCATTCAATATCTGGTTGGAGCGGAAATTTACACATTTCCTGCTAATACTTATGGGAATTTACCTGCGGCAATTAACTTTGGAACATTGGATAAACCAATTCCAATTCGCACTGTTCAGGTGGTGATTTTTGGGGTATCTATAGTGATTGTAGCTATCTTAACTTACCTGATAAACTTTACTAAGTTTGGTAAGGCGATGCAAGCTGTAGCTGAAGATGATATTACGGCTAGTTTGTTAGGTATTGACACTGATAGGTATATTGTCTTGACATTTTTTGTGAGCAGTTTTTTGGCGGGTTTGGCGGGAACTTTAGTGGGTTCTAGCGTGAGTATTGCAGGGCCATACTTTGGGATTGTTTTTGGTTTGAAGGGTTTGGCAGTAATTGTACTTGGGGGATTGGGGAGTATTCCTGGGGCGGTTTTAGGAGGTTTTGTAATTGGGTTAGTCGAGGCTTTTGTACCTGCGGATTTTTCTGCTTATAAGGATGCTGCGGCTTTTGCTATATTGTTTGTTATGCTTTTGGTGAGACCACAGGGTTTGTTAGGACGGCGGTTTATTCAGAAGGTTTAG
- a CDS encoding DUF2252 family protein, which translates to MIGAGTLGVNQSEAISLCHCFLKAYTDALASGTARTVEAATAEGMVADLLESLKLRRRKDFLDRRTEEKKGKRRFIIDNKRTASVSSDERLLLESLVKNWAAKQQNPDFFEVLDVGVRIAGTGSLGVKRYAILVEGKGSPDDNYLLDIKQALPSSLTPYLKLPQPKWVNEAERIVNIQKRMEAMPQSWVSPVEMEGKPFVLRGLQPTQDKVSLDQWNGKLGRLEKVLKTMGQITAWNQLRSSGRQGSAIADELIYWAENVSQWQSYLLDYAQAYFNKVEANYKEFSAAIVEEKSPL; encoded by the coding sequence TTGATCGGTGCGGGTACGCTAGGAGTAAATCAATCGGAAGCAATTAGTTTGTGTCATTGCTTTCTCAAGGCTTATACTGATGCTTTGGCATCAGGAACTGCTCGTACTGTAGAGGCGGCGACGGCTGAGGGGATGGTTGCAGATTTATTAGAGAGTTTGAAACTACGCCGTCGGAAAGATTTTTTGGATCGGCGGACGGAAGAGAAAAAAGGCAAACGTCGTTTTATTATTGATAATAAACGCACGGCTTCTGTATCTTCAGATGAGCGATTGTTGCTTGAATCTTTGGTAAAAAATTGGGCAGCTAAGCAGCAAAACCCTGATTTTTTTGAGGTATTGGATGTGGGAGTACGAATTGCTGGAACTGGCAGTTTAGGAGTAAAGCGCTATGCGATCTTAGTTGAAGGGAAAGGTTCTCCTGACGATAACTATTTGCTCGATATCAAACAAGCACTCCCATCTTCTCTGACTCCCTATTTAAAGTTGCCACAACCTAAATGGGTTAATGAAGCTGAAAGAATTGTTAATATCCAAAAGCGGATGGAAGCTATGCCGCAATCTTGGGTTTCACCAGTAGAAATGGAGGGCAAACCATTTGTTTTGCGGGGGTTACAGCCTACTCAAGATAAGGTGAGTTTAGATCAATGGAATGGGAAGTTAGGGCGGTTAGAAAAGGTGCTGAAAACGATGGGGCAAATAACGGCTTGGAATCAGCTACGCAGTAGTGGTCGTCAAGGATCGGCAATCGCAGATGAGCTAATTTATTGGGCGGAAAATGTTTCTCAATGGCAGAGTTATTTGTTGGATTATGCTCAAGCATATTTTAACAAAGTAGAAGCAAATTATAAAGAATTTTCTGCGGCAATTGTTGAAGAAAAGTCTCCGCTGTAA